The genomic stretch ATTTTTGTTTGAGGGTGTATAATACTATTTATGTGAATCACATTTTAGTTTGGAGGTAAGttgtataattcaaatattttctcTGTAGCTATGACATGTAGTTTTGTGCGAATAAAGTTCATTCATTTAAATTATGACTGTCTTTAAGTGAATCCTATTTAGGTTGAGGGAGTATAGTATGAACTATGTGAATACAATTTTTGTTTGAGGGTGTATAATTCTAATAAGTGAATCTCACTTTAGTTTAGGGTGTATGGGTGTATGATACTAATTATGTGAATCTCATTTTTGGTCCGTGATGTATAATACAAATAAGTGAAGCCCATTTTTGTTTGGGGTTGTATACTACTAAATATGTGAACCCATTTTTGTTTTGGGGTGTTTACTGCTAAatatgtatatactagtaatactAAAAATATGAATCCTATTTTTGTTTGGGGTGTATAATACTAAGTAGTTacgtgaaaaaaagtaaaattacaaaatatccaATCTCTCAATCACAATTTTGTTTGAGGGTGTACAATACTAATTATGTGACTATAAATTGTCTAAATATAATACACTTACGATAAACCGTTGACAAAAAACTTTTCAGTGATGTAATCACGGCAGTTAGagttttcaaatgataaataaaatttataatcttTGTCTAACATATTGAAACAATGTTCTGAGTTGTGGCGTGGACATTTATAGGGACCACATGCTCCATAAATATCAACTTGTATATGTTTCCCTAGCTCATCTGCATACTGTCTGCGTCCATTACGAGCTCCGCAGTTTGAAACAAACCATGCCACTTTTTTAGTTTTTCCAACTGCATAGTTTTTATCTTGCTTTTTCGTTATCACATTTGGGTCGTGTGGAACCATTTTTTCATAAGGTGCAACTATTATAGAATCATGTCTATAACTTGCTGTCCAATTAAATACGTTATTAAAGCCTGAAAGACCTGGTGTATGATAAGGTGATTCTAACAAAAATAATATCCATATCTGATTATTTGGTCGTTTAGTCCATGGTTTGCTAGGAGAATGATGGAACATTACAGCATCGGCTGTTTCTGCTGACCGACGGTCATCTGTCACTGTACATTGTTGGACGGGACACTGTTGATCTTCGAATGTTTTCTGACCTTTTTTTAAAGCCCAACCACCAAAACCATGATATAATAATATAGTCTTTAAAGGCActtgtactttttttttctctgCTTCGATAATGTGTGGAGGTTTATATCGCATTTGAGCCACAATTCGATCATCGTCATAGTAATCGTTACTGAACCACACGCGACCTTCAACTCCATCATAAGAGACCTTCTTTCCGAAAGGATTTTTTTCTTTGTCTTCAAGGACAAATGCTTCTTCTCTTTTTAATCCAAATTCAGGCCCCAATTTAGATGCATTAGCGAATTTGCTTTTGGAATGGTTTTTGTTGCCAAGAATCACATGTTCGTGCACTTTTTTCCCGGAATATTTGGGCTTAATTGGGATGTGCTTTGTCATACTTGGTCCCCATGGTGCTTCGTTACTCTCAAACATCCATGTATTATtaccataaaaattgataactaCAAACAGAACCAAAGCTGCAACAACGTAAGTCACTAGTTTCCTTAAATGAAATCTCATTTTCCATAGGTGCTAAACTTGAATCATAATTTCATATAATCTGAAAACATAAATGAAATATCTTTTAACATTAAGCAGTATGTTACCTTTTTAACGATCGAtcatatcaaaattttttttttgactaGAGTTAACAAGTGTTTCATTTCAAAGGGGTCAGTCATATGTCTTCTAAACTGTAACATATGTTTCAAAAATATAACTGAAAGTTTCGGATTTTTTTCTTACTAAAGTTACTGTATCACTGATAAATTATTAAGTGAAGTAATTTCGTTTCGTGATGACtgcttattttgacaattttatttattttgtttgtttcgttcacgcatcgttgtcaatataatggaatttgatgtgactgtcatacaagtgagaggtttatcgcaATAAACCAAGTTCaatgcaccattttctacatgagaaaaatgcctgtaccaagtcaggaatatgacagttgttgtccattcgtctaatgtgttttatcttttgattttgacacTTGATTAGcgactttccgtttggaattttcctcggagttcagtatttttgtgattttacttttttcgttaCCATTACTTATAACGTTTAATGCTCAATTCTTTAATAGATACAACGATTTGCATAGTTACTTTGGCTGAACCTgtagaaaaattattaaaaacgtTTCTTTAAATCCTTAATTTTACGGTAATATTGTACTAAAAGCGCGGAAATCACTTTGTGATCCATGTAAACTCAtctttgaatatagtttacattcgCACAAATATAGATTTTGtcatcatcaaataaaaaaataactaaatttgtattcttttcaaaCGGGGTGGTTTACTACACATCCACgtccatttttttctgtatagAGGTTAACTAACTATTCTACTGCCTGTCGATATTTCCGTTCTCCATTCAGTATACTCAGTCTCTATACCTTACAAGATCAGGGGCGGAACGAGTAGCCATTTTCAAAATTAGAGGTTCCCAAACAAGGATGAAGGGgaggttccaaccatatgtccccattcacaCGCATTGATCGTTAAAAAAACAAACGGGGTTcacccctctggatccgccactaaacaaaataatataccTGTGGACACTATTCATTTTGGCGGTATTATGTTCAAGGTTATGGTTGACATTCTGAAATTGTTTTACatctcaccccttattttattgattttgcttTTACATtgtatcacagatcaaatttattcgttcagtgtttGTTCACTTGTGTTTTAATGTCGTTAAAGctcatttaattaatatttattttacagtgtgtatttctattttgtgattttacactaTTGtgtcaggtaagggtgaaggttggtacctcaAGTTAAACGTTTAAAGTTAaaacccgctgcaatttttttgtacctgtcccaagtcaggaacctgatgttcagtggttgccgtttgttgatgtggttcataagtgattCTCGTTTTgctatatagattagaccgtgaATGGTTTTAGagtagtaatttttggggccctttatagcttggtgctcggtgtgagccaaagctccgtattgtagaccgtactttgacctacaatggtttaattttacaaattatgacttggttggagagttgtcttattggcacccataccacatcttcttcttcttcttttgttacagaaaaccatcaacgtactgatgtttactttccggcgcatgcctggtaaatgttttttaataaatttatgtggataatttttgtcaaaatataaattaacaaaatatttcttattcaaAGTTGTTATTGGTCATATATTTtcgtattttcaatttttacaatttttctttgtttttaatttatacaattttttatttagtttttaaatattacatttttatctgtttatttcaGATGAGGGTAAGTATCAAGGAGCACGTCGTGTGTGAGTGCATCCTTGAAGTTTTCTGTAGTACTGTTTTTGGTAATTTCAGGGGTTAGTTTGTTCCAGTCTTTGATGGTTtgacagaaaaaagaaaatttatagcTGTCTTTATTGCAATGAATTTGTCTGTAGGATTCTTTATTGGTGGATCTTGTAGTAGACTGACTCTGTTGTAATACATTTTGCGAAGGAATGGTAATATTTTCATTCACAATTTTGTGGAACATTATAAGCCTTGTTCGTAGTCGGCGTTATTGTAAGGTTTGCCATTTCATGGTGTCCAGCATCTCAGACACACTGCTGGTGTTGTGATGTCTATTGCACACATACCTTGCTGCCCGTCTTTGTACTTTTTCCAGagattttatattttcgtttGTAAATGGGTCCCATACAGTACAACAGTATTCCAACTTTGGTCTTATGAGTGTTTGGTACGCTCTTTCTTTAATTGTTTGCGATTGGACTTTAAGGTTTCTTCTGATGAAACCTAAGGATTTATTTGCTTTTGCAGCAGTTTGTTGGATGTGGGCGTTCCATTTTAGGTCTGCTGAGATGGTGATACCTAAGTATTTTGCATGTTTTACAGATTCTAAGATGTGTccatacatgttataataaaagTGGATGGgatttctttttgttgttatattcATGATGTTACACTTGTCTGGATGGAAAGACATAAGCCAATCTTTTTCCCATTGTATGGCAGCTTCTAGGTATTCTTGAAGTTTGAGGCAGTCGTTTTGAGTTTTAATTTGTCAGTAGATTATACTGTCATCTGCAAAGAGTCTGATTTTACTATGTTGGATGTAATCTGGGAGGTCATTTATGTAAATTAAGAATAGTATCGGTCCTAGCACTGTACCCTGTGGGACTCCTGATGAGACTGGTATTTTTGAAGATGAcatgttttctaaaagtactgtttgCGTTCTGTTTGAAAGAAAGGAGTCTACCCAGTTAATGATTTGATCTGATATGCcaaagtatttcattttgtatagtaATCTTTTGTGTGGTACCTTGTCGAAAGCTTTAGCAAAATCCATGATTATAAGATCTGTTTGTATACATGTTCTTGTCGTTGTTTTGGAATAATTCATGTATTAGTGAGATGACTTGGGATTCACATGATCGTTTTGaaggtcaaggatcagtaaatgaactagtccatagattttttttaaatttagaacttgattagatattgaaaatatacatcagaaaatgtaaaaaaaagtatatgtcaccgacttcgttttcgagaaaaaatcatttttaaatggtccgagagggtactaaattacattgaatatatagggggaatctgtatttttcttctacaattttctGTTTCCGGTATAAATCACGTAAACCgctccatagattttttttttaaattaacattttcttcctctttgtcttacgaattagatgatgttaaaaaaaaatatggtcaccgacttcgttttccctgtagaagcgacgcaaactcaagattttggcaaaaaaaaaaccatcaaaattcGTGACGTCGTTATTTTTATTAGataacgtcaagttatcatgctaattatttccaacgttcttcgtgttgattatgcacgattaatatgtgtttcgtattgatagattctttttatctggataattatcattaatttttattttgtatttccgatattctttattctttatatttaggcacCCCATTatgctctttttcttttttcttttttttttttgccttttattctgcaatttttgcccattattctgtattccgttAACCTcaatcagaccctcttttatggaacatttttaaaagaaattatacgttataaaaaatatgatacatgtatgttcattatcAATACACATgtctaaaacaattactaattcaaacaaaaatacattgcaagtacatgaacgcaaaaatagtaaaaacataaaaatagaaatcatcaggTTTACTGTCTACAATCTACAAGTTGACGCAATAAAAGATGTAATTGAAACTATAATTTGGTATGCCCCCGCAACtgaaagttgggggggggggggggggtgttaccCCTGTCCCTCTGTCCGCCGTCCTTCTCCTATTATAGTTAATCCGCATAACATCTACAGTTCGAATCCTAGAACGTTTTCACTTTGTTGTCTGTtagtacatatattgaaggtgtgcatgtggtcagggttgtgatctttattaatatttgctctaatGGGAGATTGTTgaattttgtcacttttttggGTAACCAATTCGTAAATCTCTTAGACTATAGTGTAGATCATCTGTTTGCATTTTTTCTCCGTTCCGATATATGATTTGGCAAATTTTTGAAAACAACGGTTACTTTACTTTAGCAGCGGAACATGTAATAGCTCGTTTTTTGGTACTATATCACGACAGATCGAGTTCTGTCCATATACTACTGCTTAACAtcgcatatataaacaaacattatatcaacGATTCTACAAATTATTGAAAGAGTGTCGTGCGGTTATTTATACATCTTCAAGTTAACAATTAAAACACGCAGACAAACTGacatctttgtaaatatttttttttgttctgcataaaatttattgtatacaagtctacaaaaacgttttaaaaagtttagTAAATAGTTATTTTTCCATAAGTGTACATGTGTATGCTCGAAGTATATATAGAATCAGTACATGATACACAACATgcgacaaaaaaaggggggggggtagtaataacaggaaactaaattaaactaaggcTTTGATCGATGTAAACTTCAATAAAACTGGAAGTTACACAAGGGgaacaggaaaataagaatatattgcatcacttacGACAACCTTTGAATTGAccagtgacttttttttatttattactgacCAGCCACAACGAGATGATCCAACGAGTTTTTAAGGGTTTATATGAAGTGTGGACCTAAATGTTCTTTATCTTTAAATACAacgcttattctgtaaaatcctcaataaagaattttgtaaaattcttctaTTATTAAATGATTTCTTAATTCTGTACATGGTTCTTGTCTGTGTCAACACTGttgtattaaattattattttattttctgttgttattctttataattttgcaaacttttttgttcaatttttacattcgCCAGTATCCGTTATTCTGCAACTCCCTTTGAGATCTTATTATATGTGACAATAAATTAATGTCCTTCTCTCTCTGATTTTCGCTTTTTCTCAAGACATTGCACGGTCTTTGAAGCACGGTGTATTTTCCAGAAGATACATCGTGTAAAACATTTACAAGGAAACCAAACATACGGAGATTGAGATATAACTTAAAAACAGATGTacaaattaatgtttaatatGTCTACCAaaataatcccccccccccccccaaaaaaaaagaaagaaaacacacaaaaaaaaaaaatatatatataatcgcacacaggctgagacatgactcgtaaatgtttgttttgttatttagttcATCCACACAAATGAGGGAGGGGGGATGACCGGGATCGGAACTCCGGGATCGGGTATTTTTAAATACGGGATTTCGGAATTAAtcttttcgggatccgggaatctttttttcgaatttcgggatggcgggatttattttaaattactttaaattcgggacctctggatttcattttttaaagtccgggatttcggaatCGGGACCCTTCCTATTTTTTTAGTAGGTATATAGTAGTAGTATGATATAGAGATGATCGATATAATCTCGTTCTCGACCTTCAAGTTTTATGGGTGAAATAGAATTGATAACAGTTCTATTCTATATTTGAGATGCTACTTTCAgggtacatttttattttttattcggttaatttttacccatatatatatatatatatagaacaattTCCTTTGAGGAGACAACCATACGAATCAATACTAGTAAGACAATTCTTTTAAGGATCCACTGAATGTTCTTTTATTAGGATAATATTCCATGTATAACTCTTTAAACCAtaaactatttatacatgtatctattaaaaagatttgtgttctatttttaacatcgaaactttcaacaaaattgcggacgtgaaagaaaacaccattagaaaaaaacaaacacgtcAGAATACAAAATATAGCGATGGATTAATGATCGTGAgacatcatttttgtttatttttcatttgttatagtCTAAAAACTGTTGTATGAATATTAAATTATTGTTCCGACCGTAAAGaaggttaaaaatttaaatgtattatagtTTAGTGTCATCTatatgactgactgacagcagcggagaatttatgaccagtattaatttatgtggttcatttccttttcgctattttgaaaatatttttaattgttccgaatggtgtgataattttcaaaataggggATATCTAGTCTTACCGTACAAGACTAAGTTTAGTATTAATGTCCCAAACTTGCACCCCATTCTGCTTATTTCCTGCTACACGATGTCTTTTCCCAGtgaatatagcatgtatagggtTTTTGTATggacagttttgacatactacGTATagaatacaggggcggatccaggattttgcaaAGTGGGGCGAAGTTTTTTAAATTCGCCGAGCGGCGCGAGGCGAAcaaattttgggacctttttttggctaaaaaacataaaataagtgtaaaatgcactttttaaacggttcttGAGGTGGGGCATGTATATTTAATAGTTGCTGTCAAGTGTAAGAGTTGGACATTTTTGATGTTGTATTCTCCCCataaattgtctatcataaaattataGTATGGGTCAAAAGCTAtgaactgatatatttgatgtgggacttgtcagtaaaaacaagacatggaaaattctcgcttgttgtatgttaagttagcataaactcacagatttcttgttgtaaacaagatacacGCCGCGCTATTCGATGAATTTTACAATACGAgcgacacgagttaaaaaagacaaacaagtaatttttatacaaatgtttggttgatatgttttacccaacacaattgaaaattaaccaaaagctacgaatgagtctgaaatgacaacgaatttatgaatgacggtcgacaaatggagacataaaggccacaccagcaggcaggttgcagtctgatCTTGATAAAAGTATTCGATATATCAGTTCATGCAAACCCCCGTCCCgaaaaaaatacgcccgttttttattcattatgttcatttaatgctatattattctgttggaaattttcgtttctattagccaaaaagtggacaagattattgttttcaatctaaATACGGCCAGACTCTCAGATCTtagactgcctcctcaaacaaTGGCTCGAACCTTGCACTTTAAATCTATccagagcttatactgactggggataattattcagctatgttattttaagataggcgcgggcgtttggggttaaacataatttcgtaggtaaataattttaatgtggaacttttttcatgagattataatagagtataactttttttggttgaattgtgaaatagaagtcaatacgttcttgctcactcctttgtcgctttgaaggtgtcatgatttttcatgctcagaattgcaaatgtgttcctttaatttgaatttcaaaatgactaagTGACGTTTTTTCGACGAACTGGTCAACTCAACCATACCGAATCACTCTACTGTGATGCGACtgccatataagtgagaggtttagcgctataaaaccaggttcaatccatcattttctacatttgaaaatgcctgtaccaagtcaggaatatgacagttgttgtccattcgtttgatgtgttttatcatttgaatttgccatttgattagggactttccgttttgaactttcctcggagttcagtattttgtagttttacttttgaaataatcagtaaatactggcgaaaaaaaatctgtatatgaAAAGAATTgtctcataaaaattaaatacacgggaaatggcaaagtttacGAAGTCTAGTCTAAGTCCAAGCAAAAAGGGGGGCGTACGCCTTCATGCCCCCCTCTGTATCCGCCACTacacgcagttactgacagcttgttcaaagccaataacaactaataaaaaaatcaagcatctaagactaaattcttaccaagatttctgtaaatcagtgttgattgagacccactggaaagaaatgcaccactattattctgtgtaacagattgtcattgttgcgtcaaccagattgatttctggttttacttcatttgaattttaaaagtgtaagaaaaattgatttcttgtccAAAAATACCGTGTGTTGCACTTATAAACATTTCTTCCTGTTTTTAGAACAtgctaaatgtttataattacatgaTTGTGTAAATTAACATTCAAACATTAGATgaattgcatttatttcaaacgTGCCAGAAAACATGCTCATATTCGAATAAGCTGACAATAATTCAAGTGAAACAGGGATGGGGATATACAAagtactgtaaaagaaaagtatctatactaataaacgagaagacctaattttgtgtgtcgcttctcttccttctacaatgaattaatcatcatgcctctgtgttctatataggtatagtcgcatttgtcatcttttcttatgattattcagtttgtgttattttgggaggaaaacgaaaataaaggtgtcagaccaccaattaaaaatccctatctgttcaaccgaatcttgcaattttcacagctatctaaatattttaccttaagtttaacttcaaggaaaccaggtatatcctgaattgtacatgtatcacctttctacatgccaattttcaaccaatgtttaaagtcttatatgaaatttctgatcttgaaaacacAGGTACTACCATAATAACTCCctgttttcttgaaatcttaaattagtgtactatgtagcgcattaatcctgaatttttaacgcaaactcatagacaagtgaattttgactcaaaatggtttaaatatatttccctttcaccagaagtttcatttctgcatatttgttggttagtttaagtaaacaatgacatcaaaagtactattttgtgtcagagttcaATATACTGTCGAGACCGCACTGTTTTTCTGTAGAAATAGTGGTGAGCAACAGTGGTcaacagttttcacacttgttttaactgGTCGGCAGATATCCAAACTCAAACACCTGATTTTCGTTTTGAAGGTCGTCTTCATgacttttcatattcattttcaaaatcctgtAGCATTTCTTCAATTTTAGCAAACAAGTTCTTTCTCCTAGAAGATACATACTTTCCGTCAGATTTACCGTTGTCCCATTGAAAAGTCGCCggttgaaattttaacattgcaaaatctggtcaaagggacgtaattcgtacaaaacgtcgcaatatttcgcggaatccgctagacggcgttcatttactgttacttgaccttaaatCCATGTTGTAATTCATATAGAGTGTAGTTTGTTTCTAAGTGATTCATCATGCTGCTTGCAAAGATATGTTCGAGTAGTTTGCAAGCTATGCATGTTAAGGATATAGGCCTATAGTTGCCGAGGTTGTGTTTATCCCCTTTTTTGAATACAGGTGTGACATTTGCGTGGTTCCAGTCGGATGGTACTTTGCCTGTTTGTAGTGATCTTGTAAATATTGAAGTGAGGATATCTGTACATATTTCGATGCTTTGTTTTAGTACTTTGCCTGCGATGGTGTCAGGACCAGTTGCTTTATTCGGGTTTATGTTTTTGATTAGTTTGTAAACACCATCCCTAGATATTTTTATGGGTTCCATTATAGGGTGTTTACTAGGACCTTTGTCTGGAATGTTAGTGTTTGCTTCAGATGTAAAAGCAGACTGAAATTGTTTGTTACGTATATTTGCTTTCTCAGATGGACTTCGAGTGCAGTGTACCTTCACTTCGCAGAGGAGCTATGCCGGTGTTTTCGTTTTTCTGGCTTTTAATGTAGGTGTACAGTTTTTTAGGTGTATTATTGAAGCATGGTTGATCTGGCTCCTTTATTTCAATATCGAAAATCATGTTTTTCTAATGTATCTATTAAAAGGGTGTTTTCTTTCACAAAGGTCAGTCTCCTGTCTCCCAAAGTATGCCTGTCAATAAGTCAATCATTCATATCGGCATTTCTGAGTATTCTTCTTTCACACAAGAAAGTAAAAGTGCATATATTCGAATTAAAGTTTATAATGACTCAGTTAATCGATATCAACATGCAGCTTTCCAGTTTTGAAGTATTGAAGAATTTCTACTAATCCTGATGTTTCCAATAAACACAAGGACGTTTTAAAGTTCAACGTCATGTTATAAAgttcaatgttatttttttttaagttattagAATAAATTGTGAGATTTTATCTGTAAACGGTCGTGGTACATCCTTGAATTAAGTGATGTACACAGCTCTAGGAAACGGATGTTTTATCTAATATTTAGTTACAGTTACTGGTTAAATTGGTCAAGCAGAAGAAGGTCACGATTAAAAATCATGGACCCAGAGTTGCCTTAAGCGACACGTATAAAGATCagtaattttgtaaacatttgtgCATGTTTTAAAATAATGTCTACCAAATAACTccaatttatttccacacatgatcaaaatcagttttaatattCAACTGTTTCAATTGGACACTTAAAACATTCTCAACAATTATTCGATATGATCAAAATGTTATTCAGTGGTTCACATTGCAGTTTTGAAGAGCAAGGAGGAACAGGCTTCTTAATATTGTAACCTGGAGGGGAGGAAGATGTTAAGCAGAACTGCCTTGAAACTTTTTGAGcggatatttatttttttcaatatttaagatggcagatttgggggggggggaggggttatTTTTACGGCGGGACCTTTTAAAGTATTCTGTATTTTAACATGCAACAGTGATACTTTTAGCTTATTAGAGGAATCTGATTATTCACCATAAGTGCATGTCTAAAACTTGATTCAGATGTCATATCAAAATCTATAGTCAAATTGCCCGTATACTCGTTAACCATTGTTTACGCTTTTAACTTTTCAtgtctttaaaactttaaaaacggAAAACGTTGACAACCATGTTCGAGTCCGATCTTATGTTTTGACGTTTTATTTGGTACATCTTAAAACCAAATACGAAAATATTCGATATTTCATTGTGTTTCTATAGAGTAAAATTCTTTTTTATAGTCAATTATAAAAACGGTTCAATAAATCTCGCTACCGTTTCGTTTAAATTTTACGTCAAAAAGACAGCAAATTGAGAGAGAAAGTAGCTGTGACCCCGAGGGCCGATGTAGTCGGTGACTAAATGCGTGAAGCTCATCTAGCAACGCGACATTGGATTTATCCCATCTTTGTCATTGCCTTCTGTATGTTTTTTAAGTATCCAGGATATCGTGTTTGCTAATGTCAAAACTACGTGGAATTTTAATGCATTGGTTTTCAATTTCATTCAAAAACTTACATGTGTTGATGTTTTGAACGATACAGCTACAGAAGACAAAATCATCGCAAACAGAAGTGGGCGTTTATAAATCTGAAtaaaaatatctgataaaataaaataaaatatttcttgcaTTTGGTTTCAGATGCAATGCATggttattattttcataatttctgATGTTTGCTATCAAAGATCATCAAAGTATTCATAAGAACagtttaagttaaaaaaaaaaatctgttttc from Mytilus edulis chromosome 7, xbMytEdul2.2, whole genome shotgun sequence encodes the following:
- the LOC139480921 gene encoding glycoprotein 3-alpha-L-fucosyltransferase A-like isoform X1, which produces MRFHLRKLVTYVVAALVLFVVINFYGNNTWMFESNEAPWGPSMTKHIPIKPKYSGKKVHEHVILGNKNHSKSKFANASKLGPEFGLKREEAFVLEDKEKNPFGKKVSYDGVEGRVWFSNDYYDDDRIVAQMRYKPPHIIEAEKKKVQVPLKTILLYHGFGGWALKKGQKTFEDQQCPVQQCTVTDDRRSAETADAVMFHHSPSKPWTKRPNNQIWILFLLESPYHTPGLSGFNNVFNWTASYRHDSIIVAPYEKMVPHDPNVITKKQDKNYAVGKTKKVAWFVSNCGARNGRRQYADELGKHIQVDIYGACGPYKCPRHNSEHCFNMLDKDYKFYLSFENSNCRDYITEKFFVNGLSHDVLPIVMGAHPNDYKRAAPPHSFIHIEDFDSPKDLAEYLHKLDKNDDLYNEYFQWKGTAGTVNTFYWCRICSMLHAAPSHKPMSYRDINRWWRGDGVCIGQSKWKDQPERKEIIDNYFGDV